GATATCATTATAGGCATCACTAATTTCATCAATTTGATCCGATAAATCATCTAATGCTTCATCAGCCTCTTCTTCTTTTTCTTCCATTTCTTCATCTTCGAATTCAGCTCTTCCTTCTTCTAAAAGGTTAATTGCATTGTTTGTATGCTCTTTGGCATTTGAATGATATAACCGAGCATGGTAGATATCACCACTTCTGCCCGTGTCACCAAATTCGTTTTTACTTCGGTTTTTAAAGTTACTATCAATATTAGCTTTGATTTCTCCCAATTTAGGATTTAGGCCATTTGTCTGTCCTTCACTCCCTTCCATATCCTCAATGCCGTCTTCCACTTCTTGAATAACATTTGTTAACATTTCTTGATCAAGTACATAGTCATCTACGGAATCTAATACAGCATCTAATTGTGAGCTATCTCCCGTATCAACATCACTTTCATTCTCCGATTGAGCATTATCATAATGTTCTCCCTTGCTATCCTTAGCATTCTCGATCGTTTCACTCACACTATTATTTAGCTCTTCAGCTTCTTTTAATAGTTCTAACGCATCTTTTAAATCCTGCTCGACACCTTCAGCTATTGGGATAATGTCATTCAAAAGACTGCGGGCATTTTGTTTAAAGGAATCAGCTTTCTCTTTGTCCTCTTCTTCTTTTTCTAACTCTTCTTCACTCTTTTCATCATCATCATCTGATGGCGGTGATGGATTTTTGGGATACACCTTGATATATTCCAGATGCCCATAAAATAAATCCGCGAAATTATTTACTGTTGGATAGGTATTTCTATCAGTTGAACGGATTCTATCCTGAATGGAATCCAACTTTTCTTTTGCACTTTTTAATAGCTCGATGGCTTCATCTAACTTTTCATCCCTGTTTTTCACGTCTTCTTCGATATCACCGATAATCTCCGTAAGTACGGATGCTTTCTCCATGTCATCCGATATTGCTAGAAAACCTTCAATTAGAGCTTCGCCAATCTCTACCGGTGCTTGGTATTTCATTTCCTCCAACACTTGGTGCTTTAAAATTTCTTTATTGGCGAGCCCTCTATCTAAATTCAACTCCGTTGTTAGCTCACCTTCTTCAGGTACGAGGTTCACAAATTTAAACCCTTCGCCATCCCCAGGCTGTAAATTCTTTTCGAACACCGTTTTAAAAATGGCATTTGCTTCACTCTGATCGCCATCAAACGCAAATAATCCTTTATCCTGCAAACTTTGATGGTACGAAGACATCGTTGAACGCAATGCAACCTTTGCCGCTTGATCTGTCTGGCGCTCTGCTACAATAATACGAGCATAATCAATTAACACTGCATTAAAAAAGAAAAGAAGCAGGGTAACGATAATCAGATAAATGGAAACAGCGCCACGATCGTCGACGATGAACTTATGTATAAACTTCTTTATACAATTTTTCATTTAGCTACCCTACTTCCCTTTACTAATAAATTTTTGGATGTGCTGTGCATACTCCATTAATTTCTCGGTACCATAAATGGCAAAATCTGTCGTTCGAATTACTTCTGCAGGCTCTGATATTGGGTGACTGGCAACTGCTTCAATTTCTGAAATCCCAAATATATTTGCTACAGATGCTGGTAATGCCAGTGATCTGCTTATTTTTACTTCAACTTCAGGTATTAAAAAATTATTATGAAATTCAATTGTTGCATCATAGCCATTAATTCTGCTCGTTTTTGCAGACACTAAATCATTGCCAGGAACGATACCGCCTAGACCAAACTTATCCAAGAAATTATTACCGGTTAAACGCCAATAAAGCCCATCACCATTCATGGTCGTATGCTCAGTCATACTAAATTCACCAGTACTAACATCAGCAGAACTATTATTCCAAGAATAGGCCATTGCACTTGCAATCGCATTTGCTTGATATTGTGACGTTACTTTTTCATAGATTACAAGACTGAAAAAGATAAAACAAAGGACTAAGATTAGAAGAATTGGAAAGAGCATTGTTGCTTCAATTGTAAAGCTGCCTTTTTCTTCCCGCTTTAAATCGTCGATCATTTTTCTGTATGACATGATCAGAGTCCTTTCTTAACACATAATCGTCTATCCTTTTTTGTTATTATCCATTTTGTTGGAAATTGCCAATATTCTCATCACCAAAGTCTAAAAGATCTTTAACCCAACCAATAATTTGATCTCTAAAAAGTAATGCAATTACGACGATAACAGCTATAATTAACATAATCTCCAATGTCTGCAATCCTTCTTCATCATTCCAAAAGTTCTTGATCGATTCTTTAAGCATATTCATTTTTTTTCCTCCTAAAAATTCTTTAATTTTATATTTTGAAACCTGTACTTACAAAATGGTAAGTGCAGGATAACCAACTATGATCATAACCGCCACAAAGATTAGTATAAGCGGAAATACAAGTTTAGAAGAAGCCTCTTCACCTTTTGTTTTGGAAATAGCCTTTCGTTTCTCCCATAATTCATGAGACAATTCTCGAAGTGCCAGAATTAAATCATTTCCACCCTTTCGATAATTCAATAGAACTGTTGTAGTAAAAATAGAAATTTCCTGCACACCGCATTTCTTACTTAAATCATTCAATACTTGATGAAAGGGTTCATTACTTACCATTTTATTTACCGTTTCTGTTAATTCTTTAATCAGCGGAGAATTCGGGTCATTTGTTTGTGTAACACATCGGATTAATGCTTGCTGCACCGTTTCCCCTGCATTGACTAGTAATATAATTTTATTAACAACCTCTGGAAGCTCTGTAAGGATTTTTTCCTTGCGCTCCTTCTCTTGACTAGAGAGTTTGCTGATCATTGCATACGGAATTAAAACAGTGAATAAAACCCCAACGATAAAGATCGTCACATCTCCCTCAGCCAGCAGGGTGAATAAAAATGTTCCTAATAAGCATACGAGAGATGTAGAGATTAGTTGTGCGACATACATTCTCGTATGCTGCAGAGCTGTTCTATTGCCATACAAACTAATCATTTTTTGTTGAATTTTCGCAATCTGACTGTATAGCCGTTCCATAACTTTTAGATTGTCGATAATGAATAACGACACCGGAGCCATAAACATTAGTGGATAGTCATTTTTAAAATCCTCCAAAACTACATCATATTGCTTTCCAACTTTTACAGAAATTCCAAAATAGATAACGATAATTACTAAAGTCAATATCCCATAGACCATCATGCTTCATCACACCTTAATATCCATAATTCGTTGTCCATACCAATAGGAAAATACAAGAATGCCTAAACAAACTGTCATGATTAGCGGACCACCCGAGCTCCAATCATACATTGGGGCTAAGTAATCCTCTGCACTGTATTTCAATAATAGAATCATTCCTACTGGTGCAACACTTAAAATTCGTGATTCGAATTTCTTTGATGCAATCATGACGGCAACTTCCTGCTGAATATCAATTTTTTCACTAATAATATCCGACGTTCTTCGGATAACTTCTACGAGATTCCCACCCGTTCGTTTACATGTAATAAATACATCCGCAAAATTTTGAATATCTTCCATATCAGAACGGATACTAAAGTCTAAAATTGCATTCTCGATTGTTTCTCCATTCTCAATTCGCCGATTAATAATCTCGAACTCCTGAATAATTTCAGTATTCGGGTCTGGATACAAAAGGTAAAGATCTGAAACAACTTCCTTAAAGCTATTCTCGATTGACCTACCTGCTGCAAGTGAGGAGGACAGCGATGCGATTGCTTCTTTAAATTGCAGCTTTAATTTTTCCTTACGTTTTTCCAGGAGTGCTTTTTTCTGGATTTTTGGATAAAATAATCCAGCAGCTCCTAAAATAATGGCAGCTATAACACTCTCATAAAATAAATAACCTACAAAAGCGAAAAATACGATTGCAATAACTGCATATAAGATATACTCTTTCATCGAAAGGTGATACTCCGAGTAATCGACAAGATGCGAATCAATTTGCTTATCTGACCGATGACGCATTCGTTCCATAAAGTGCTTCTTTTTTAACTGTTCCAACTCTGTGTTTTTAGCAACTTCATCTACCAGTTCTGATTGATTTCCCCCTTGTTTCTTTCTTCTCGATACAGCGAATATATACCCTGCTACCAAAGCAACCAGTAGGATAACTAGAATAATGTCAGTCATACAATCACCCGCTTACCTTTTCTTGAACCACTTCAATACCAGCAAGATTCGCTTTTGATTTGTTAACCAATGGATTACCCGTAGAAACGAGTTTGCCAATTACTTCTCCATTTTCTTTTTCTCCTTCTTCTACAAACTCATAGAGTGGATTTAAAATGACCTCCCCATTCTCAACACCTAGCACCTCACTAATAGCAACAACTTTTCTTGAATTATCCCGCAACCGCATTAAGTGAATCATAATATCAATTGCTGAGGAAATTTGTTTACGAATTACTTCAACCGGCAGGGTCGCACCATTCAGTACCATTGTCTCAAGCCTGCTCAGCATATCTTTTACAGAGTTAGCATGACCGGTAGAAAGTGAACCATCATGTCCAGTGTTCATCGCTTGCAGCATATCAAGCGCTTCTGCACCACGTACCTCACCGACAATAATTCGATCAGGCCGCATACGTAAGGAAGATTTGATTAAATCACGAATTGTAATTTCTCCCTTTCCTTCCGTATTCGCATTACGAGTTTCCAAACTGACAAGATTCGGAACATTTTTAATTTGTAATTCAGCTGAATCCTCAATCGTAATGATTCGTTCGTCTTGTGGAATAAAATTCGATAATACGTTTAGGAATGTTGTTTTTCCCGAGCCAGTACCTCCACCGATAAAAATATTATATTTTGATACAACAAGCTTCCTTAGAAATTCTGCTGCTTCTTCTGAAATAGAATCATATTTGATCAAATCTTCAATGAGCAGTGGTTTATCTGGGAATTTCCGAATTGTCATTACTGGACCTTTCAATGCAATTGGTGGTAGAACAACATTTACCCTAGATCCGTCTTGTAGTCTAGCATCTACTATTGGTGAGGATTCATTAACGACCCGATCGACTTTTGATACAATGGATTGAATAATATCCTCCAGCTTTTGCTCACTTTCAAACTGAATATCTACTTGTGTGGTTGAACCAAATCGTTCGATAAAAATTTCCTTGTGATTATTAATCATAATCTCGGTAATTGTTTTATCATCGATTAATGGTTGAAGTACATCATATCCACGGAATGAATTATAGATTCGCTCAACTAAGTATTTGATTTCGACAGACTTTAACTGATGTTCTTTCGCATAGTCAAAGACTGCAGCTTCCACATATTCTTTTAACTCTTCATTCGTAATCGAGTGCATTAAATCAAGGGTTTCACGAAGCTGCTGAATGAGCCTTTTCACAACTTGTTCCTTATCCAATGGTAGAAACCCCCTCCAGTTCGACTAATATCTTATCGTGAATAATGGATTGAAGTTCTTGATTAAATTGCTCATTCCCTAATATTTCGGAACTGGATTTCATCGTTATCCAGTCTTCTATAAATGGAAGATAGCCTTCAACGGTAACACCATATTCCTCCATCGTACCTATCATTGAGTCAGTATACTTATTTAAAAGTATTGTCAGCTTATCCTTAACGACGTTCTCCTTACCAATTAACTTCAATTCTTCAGCAAAAAAAGATTTTGTCTTTAATAAACTTTGCACATCATTTGCAATTGGCCAGATGATTTGGTCGCACTCTTTGATAGCCGCTATATTTCTTTCATGTAAGGAACTATCAAGATCGACAACAATATAATCATAAGCACCAGTTTCAACAATCCCATTAATTAATCGCTTTACGTCTGCTTCATTGAATTCAAGTAATTCATCCGCACTAATCGCAATATCGAAATAATCAACCATTGAATAGGCATCGTATTTTTTTAACGCTTCAATTTTAGACAAAAGCTGAGGTGATTCTGCTTTTACATAATAAAATATTTGCAGTGACGGATTGTCTTCAGCAGATGTAAAATATAGTCTTGTTGTATTTAACAGCTCAAGATTTAAATAAAATACTTTTGCATGATTAAGCGCCAACTGTTTACTTAGGTTTGTAGCAATGGTCGTCTTACCACTTCCTCCGATTGGAGAATAAACCGATAGAACTTTTGTTTTCTTGCTTCTGGCCAGTAACTTCCCTGCTGACTGATTTCTTTCATAATAGATTGCAAGGATACTGGAAATCAGCTGATTTAACCGTTGATAACGAAACACCGATTCCATTGAATCCTTGCTTGTCGATAGCTGATCATCTTCGAGTAGAATTGTGCATGTTTCAGGAGCTATATCCAGCTTTGGTTCATATAGCTCTGGACTAATTAACAGAATGTCGATTATGTCTCCCTGTCTAAGGTAGGATGCCAGTTTCCCCTGTCCAGAAAAATATGTAACGATAAATCGTGACGCTTCCTCTGATGTACGCAAAAAGGCTGATAATGATTCCATATAGCTACTATTATGGTCTGCCACGACAATTCGTATTTTTTTCAATTCATTCACCACCACATTATTTAATGCCTTCACTTTTTCTCACATAATATTACTAAAACTGTCACATAATTTTAAGGGGTTTTACCAAAAACAGTTATATAGTCCTGGTTTAGTTCGGGATTTATCTTGATTTTAAGATAAGGAGATATATTAAATTTAAGACATATCGATTAAATGCATATATTTCCCTTTTAAAATTAAATAACGTACGTTTATTGACCATTTATTGAATAAAACAAGAAAAAAAAGACTATTTTATTTTGTTTTCAAAAAATATTTCATATTCCGCATTGGAAAAATAAGGAATTGCATAATCTTATATACGCAGAACTATTTGCCTAGTTAGTGATAATTAGCTGATTTTTTTCGGGAATGTAACAAATATGTAACATAAACGACATGTTCTTTAACATTTCATCTCATGCAAAAATCGCTTTTTGACAGTCATTTATAAGAAAATACGTACTCATTAACAATTAAACTTTTTATTCAGTTAATTTTAAATACCCGAATGTCTTCCGAAATAAACAGTCTATAAGTAGCATCCTAATTCGCTCATCTTATGATAATATGAAAATACTTACATAGATAAAGGGAGGAAATATGTTTATGAAGTGTCCGAATTGCAGCCACAATCTTTCCGGAAAAAAGAAATTCTGTCCGGAATGTGGGGCTAATGTTTCAGAACAAAAAGCACCGATAAATAAGAAAAAGTTTCTATTTGTAGGAGCAATTATCGGGGCATTTTTAATTGCAGCTGTCAGTTTGTATGTAGTTGGAAACAAGTCTTTTGGTACAGAACAAAGCATATCTGCTTTCGAAGAGGCTGTTGCTAATGAAGATACAGCCAAACTTAAGTCCTTACTCGTTCCAGCTGCTGAGTCATTTGAAATAACCGATGAAAATACAAGTGCATTTATCAATTATCTTCATTCTAATCCAGATTCACTAGATGAGCTTACTTCCAGATTTCATAGTCAAGCAGAATTTATCAACCAAACCGACGGAAATAATGGTACTGCATACATGGATGATGTTTATGCGACCTTAAACCTTATCCAAGATGGTAAGGCATGGTTATTATTTGATGAATACAAGTTTGAAGTTATCCCTGCTATGATCACACTAGGAGCAGAGAATGAAAACATAACATTATCCATAAATGAAGAGGAAGTTGTTACTACAACGGAGGAACCCTTTGAAGAGAGCTTCGGTCCATTTATGCCTGGAATATACACTGTTCGCGCTTTATTTGATAATACATATGTAACGACAGAGCAAAGTGGTGAGCTTGAACTCTTTAATACTCGCCAGCAAGCAGCGCTGCACAATTTTGATCTTCCACTTGCACCGGTTACCGCACACGCTCTTGAGGACGATTTTACGTTATATATTAACGATGAGGAATCTGACATTACGATTTCAGAAGGCGAACAATCCATTGGAACCTTTCCAAATGACAGTTCCGTTTCCCTAGATATTAGAAAAGATTATCCATGGGGAGAGGTAAAGAGTGAAGAGGTTACAATTGAAAGTGACCATGTGAGCTTTAACAAGCTTCATGCGTTAAATGAAGAAGCCCTTCATGCGTTAATGGAACAATTGAATGAAACAATTGCACAGTATCAAGTAGCACTTTCTGAAAGAGATGCTTCCCTATTAACTGATGGCATTACAGATAATTTCAAAGAAAGCTTAGAAGACCAAATTGACGATGTAGAAAAGAAAAAATCAGATTATACCGGAAAACTTGTACACGCTACATTCGATATGTCGAAAGTGAGCGATCCACAATTTGATGAAGACCAGGATGCCTATACAATGGAATTTTATGTTCACCATGTTTTCCATGAACCAAACAGCAACCTAGGATGGCTATTACGCGATAATGATGAGGACCATTACACAAGATCGAGAAAACTAACTGTCATTTATGA
This region of Oceanobacillus sp. FSL K6-2867 genomic DNA includes:
- a CDS encoding DUF5702 domain-containing protein produces the protein MKNCIKKFIHKFIVDDRGAVSIYLIIVTLLLFFFNAVLIDYARIIVAERQTDQAAKVALRSTMSSYHQSLQDKGLFAFDGDQSEANAIFKTVFEKNLQPGDGEGFKFVNLVPEEGELTTELNLDRGLANKEILKHQVLEEMKYQAPVEIGEALIEGFLAISDDMEKASVLTEIIGDIEEDVKNRDEKLDEAIELLKSAKEKLDSIQDRIRSTDRNTYPTVNNFADLFYGHLEYIKVYPKNPSPPSDDDDEKSEEELEKEEEDKEKADSFKQNARSLLNDIIPIAEGVEQDLKDALELLKEAEELNNSVSETIENAKDSKGEHYDNAQSENESDVDTGDSSQLDAVLDSVDDYVLDQEMLTNVIQEVEDGIEDMEGSEGQTNGLNPKLGEIKANIDSNFKNRSKNEFGDTGRSGDIYHARLYHSNAKEHTNNAINLLEEGRAEFEDEEMEEKEEEADEALDDLSDQIDEISDAYNDITGDGDIYTKLADLVVKYEGAVESNSEQFELEDKDQTADQAMGFIDILFENLGNLLIAGRDELYFNEYILTRFSHHTFPTDGTSGYKFENNQVEYILYGHHSFGANYMAAMGEIFALRFAINLVDALKKPRSKIFGPYFWVAALADAFLATAENMRVITAGRAVDLIPGKPEPKMTYKDHLRLFLFAHPEGKTTERVMAVLEHETDADLTESSTYITANATTSIELWFIPGIMDMLGHTGALSGRVEGKTYYIDKEVNYAY
- a CDS encoding Flp1 family type IVb pilin encodes the protein MNMLKESIKNFWNDEEGLQTLEIMLIIAVIVVIALLFRDQIIGWVKDLLDFGDENIGNFQQNG
- a CDS encoding CpaF family protein: MDKEQVVKRLIQQLRETLDLMHSITNEELKEYVEAAVFDYAKEHQLKSVEIKYLVERIYNSFRGYDVLQPLIDDKTITEIMINNHKEIFIERFGSTTQVDIQFESEQKLEDIIQSIVSKVDRVVNESSPIVDARLQDGSRVNVVLPPIALKGPVMTIRKFPDKPLLIEDLIKYDSISEEAAEFLRKLVVSKYNIFIGGGTGSGKTTFLNVLSNFIPQDERIITIEDSAELQIKNVPNLVSLETRNANTEGKGEITIRDLIKSSLRMRPDRIIVGEVRGAEALDMLQAMNTGHDGSLSTGHANSVKDMLSRLETMVLNGATLPVEVIRKQISSAIDIMIHLMRLRDNSRKVVAISEVLGVENGEVILNPLYEFVEEGEKENGEVIGKLVSTGNPLVNKSKANLAGIEVVQEKVSG
- a CDS encoding AAA family ATPase, whose protein sequence is MKKIRIVVADHNSSYMESLSAFLRTSEEASRFIVTYFSGQGKLASYLRQGDIIDILLISPELYEPKLDIAPETCTILLEDDQLSTSKDSMESVFRYQRLNQLISSILAIYYERNQSAGKLLARSKKTKVLSVYSPIGGSGKTTIATNLSKQLALNHAKVFYLNLELLNTTRLYFTSAEDNPSLQIFYYVKAESPQLLSKIEALKKYDAYSMVDYFDIAISADELLEFNEADVKRLINGIVETGAYDYIVVDLDSSLHERNIAAIKECDQIIWPIANDVQSLLKTKSFFAEELKLIGKENVVKDKLTILLNKYTDSMIGTMEEYGVTVEGYLPFIEDWITMKSSSEILGNEQFNQELQSIIHDKILVELEGVSTIG
- a CDS encoding type II secretion system F family protein translates to MMVYGILTLVIIVIYFGISVKVGKQYDVVLEDFKNDYPLMFMAPVSLFIIDNLKVMERLYSQIAKIQQKMISLYGNRTALQHTRMYVAQLISTSLVCLLGTFLFTLLAEGDVTIFIVGVLFTVLIPYAMISKLSSQEKERKEKILTELPEVVNKIILLVNAGETVQQALIRCVTQTNDPNSPLIKELTETVNKMVSNEPFHQVLNDLSKKCGVQEISIFTTTVLLNYRKGGNDLILALRELSHELWEKRKAISKTKGEEASSKLVFPLILIFVAVMIIVGYPALTIL
- a CDS encoding type II secretion system F family protein, giving the protein MTDIILVILLVALVAGYIFAVSRRKKQGGNQSELVDEVAKNTELEQLKKKHFMERMRHRSDKQIDSHLVDYSEYHLSMKEYILYAVIAIVFFAFVGYLFYESVIAAIILGAAGLFYPKIQKKALLEKRKEKLKLQFKEAIASLSSSLAAGRSIENSFKEVVSDLYLLYPDPNTEIIQEFEIINRRIENGETIENAILDFSIRSDMEDIQNFADVFITCKRTGGNLVEVIRRTSDIISEKIDIQQEVAVMIASKKFESRILSVAPVGMILLLKYSAEDYLAPMYDWSSGGPLIMTVCLGILVFSYWYGQRIMDIKV